The genomic DNA GATTACCGTGCTTTAATTGAAATTATGGAGCGAGCTAGAAAAATGGTTGTTTTGCAGGAAGAAGATCATCAGCAAAAAGTTAAGTTTCAAATGGATAAGAATGGGAACTTAGAAAGAATTGAAAAATAACATGGGGCTGACCCCGTAAGGAAGAAAGTAAGGCCTTAAGGGGTCAGTCCCTTAATGCAATTGCCTCACTGAATGACTAAAATTCAGAAAATTCTGATCCTGTTATAGAAAGCGTTTTCATTTTTTAGAGGATTTTTTAAATATTTGTAGAAGTAGTTCGTATGAGCGGTCAAATGGAGGCAGAAAGGGGAACGAGAGTGCAAAAAATAATCATTGCAAACAGGGGAGAAATTGCTTCGAGAATAATCAGAACTTGCCATGCACTTGGAATTGAAACAATTGCTGTTTATTCGGACGCCGACAGGGATATGCCATATGTGAAAGAGGCAAAATATGCGTTCCGCATTGGAGAGCCGCTTGTTCAAAAATCATATCTTAATAGTGATCTTTTACTTAAAATTGCCAAATCTGAAAAAGCAGATGGTATTCATCCAGGATATGGATTTTTGTCTGAGAATGCTGATTTTGCAAGAAAAGTGCGGAAAGAAGGTCTTACGTTTATTGGGCCATCTCCAGAAACCATTGAACGAATGGGTGATAAAATCACCGCACGCAATACGATGGAAAAAGCAGGGATACCTGTAATACCGGGAAGCAGAGAAGGATTAACGACGCTTGAAGAAGCGTGTGATTTTGCCGAATCAATCGGATACCCAGTTATGTTAAAGGCAAGCGGCGGCGGAGGCGGAATCGGTATGGTGCATTGTGAAAATCAAAAAGAACTTACTAAGTTTTTTGAGTCAACGAAAGCACGGGCGAAAGCGTATTTTGGCTCAGAGAAAATTTTTATCGAAAAATACATTCAGAATGCCCGGCATATTGAAGTGCAAATATTTGGCGATGCTTATGGAAATATCGTTCATCTATTTGAAAGAGATTGTTCTGTTCAAAGGAGGCACCAGAAAGTCATAGAAGAAACACCTTCCCCATTCTTGTCAGAACATACGAGAAAACAAATGTATGCTGCGGCATTGAAGGCTGCCGAAGTCGTTCATTATGTAAATGCCGGAACGATTGAGTTTATTGTTGATGAGGAAGAAAATTTTTATTTCCTTGAAATGAACACCCGCTTGCAAGTTGAACATCCGATCACGGAACAGATAACGGGACTGGATCTTGTTAAATGGCAAATATTAGTGGCAAAGGGAGAAAGGCTGCCCCTGTTGCAAAATGAAATAAACCGAAGCGGACATGCAATGGAATTTCGCCTTTACGCAGAGGATCCAAATACGTTTATGCCGTCTCCTGGTAAAATAACTGGTTTTAAATGGAAAGAATTTGAAGGAGTCCGTATCGATCATGGTTATTTAGAAGGATGTTTCGTAACCACATTTTACGACCCAATGGTTGCAAAATGTATTTTTTATTCAAAAGCGAGAGAAGATGTCCTAAAAACGGCGAAAGAATTTTTTCAAAACATAAAAATTGAAGGAATCAAAACAAATATTCCATTGTTCATAAATATTATTGATGACAGCGATTTTCAAAATGGGACATATACAACTAAATTCTTAATAGAAAAAACTTTGCAATGGAGCAGGGGGTCACTATGAAAGAAATTACTTCGACGATGGCTGGTACGGTTTTAAATATTCTCGTGAATGTTGGGCAAGATGTTTCCATAGGTCAAGAAGTCATCATTCTCGAATCAATGAAAATGGAAATCCCGGTGGAAAGCCAAATAAGCGGAAAAGTGAGAGGAATAAAAATGAAAATAGGGGATTTCGTGAATGAAGGAGATGTATTAATCGTCTTAGAGTAATGGGCCAATAGAATAACACTAGTATAGGAGGAATAGAATGTCATCTGCAAAAACGATCTCTGAAGCATTAAAAGAGAAGCAGAAAGCGATTGAATCCGGAGGACATCCAAAATATCATGAAAAATTAAGTGTGCAAAATAAATTATTTGTCCGTGATCGTCTTAAGCTATTATTTGATGATGGAAAATATGAGGAAGATGGAAAATTTGCCAATTATATAGCCGGAGATTTGCCTGCAGACGGCGTTGTAACCGGAATTGGCAAAATCAACGGCCAGACTGTTTGTGTTATGGCAAATGATTCAACTGTAAAAGCTGGTTCATGGGGAGCAAGAACGGTTGAAAAAATTATACGCATCCAGGAAACTGCTGAGAAGCTAAAAGTTCCGATCTTATATTTAGTAGATTCGGCAGGAGCAAGAATAACAGACCAGCTTGAGATGTTTCCGAACCGACGCGGTGCAGGGCGAATCTTTTATAATCAAGTGAAGCTTTCAGGCATGGTACCGCAAATTTGCCTCTTGTTTGGGCCGTCTGCTGCGGGAGGTGCTTACATACCTGCGTTTTGTGACATTGTGATAATGGTTGATCAAAATGCATCCATGTACTTAGGCTCTCCGCGTATGGCCGAAAAAGTAATAGGGGAAAAAGTAACACTAGAAGAAATGGGCGGTGCTTATATGCACTGTACGGTAAGCGGATGCGGGGACATGCTTGTTTATTCTGAAGAAGAAGCTATTGAATCAGCAAGAAAATATTTAACTTATTTTCCTCCAAGCTTCAAAGAAAAACCACCATTGATTGAAGGCATTCAGCCGAGAGAAGGGCGTGCTTTAGAAGAAATCATTCCACAAAATCAAAATGCGCCATTTGATATGTATGAATGCATTAATGTTCTAATTGATGAAGGCAGTTTTTTTGAAATAAAAAAGCTGTTTGCTCCTGAATTGATTACCGGACTTGCAAGAATAAATGGCCGGGTGGTTGGAATTATTGCCAACCAGCCAAAAGTAAAAGGCGGGGTTCTTTTTGTTGATTCAGCTGATAAGGGAGCTAAATTTATTCAGCTGTGCGACGCTTTCCATATTCCATTGTTGTTCTTAACGGATGTGCCCGGTTTTATGATCGGAACAAAAGTAGAACGTGCCGGAATTATTCGACATGGAGCAAAATTGATTGCAGCGATGAGTTCTGCGACTGTTCCGAAAATTTCTGTCATTGTCAGGAAGGCGTATGGCGCCGGCCTCTATGCTATGGCAGGGCCTGCTTTTGAACCGGATTGCTGCATTGCACTGCCGACTGCGCAAATTGCTGTAATGGGGCCGGAAGCGGCTGTTAATGCAGTTTATTCAAACAAAATAAATGCAATAGAAGATCCTAAAGAACGAATGGCTTTCATACATGAAAAACAGAAGGAGTATAAAGAACATATCGATATATATAAATTAGCTTCAGAGCTAATAGTTGATGAGATCGTTTCCCCTGCTGATTTAAGGGAAGTCCTTGTTCAGAGATTTTCCTATTATGAGACAAAAGAAATGGTATTCAGCACTCGCAAACATCCTGTCTATCCGGTTTAGATTTTATAAAGCTAATCTTCTATTTTTCGCTCTCAAACCTCCTTTTCATAAGTTGAAAAAGAGGTTTATTTTAATTTGGAGACAAAAGTAACTTTTCATCTTTAAATCTGTTAAAATATTGACTAAATGATGTCAATTGAGGGGTTTTTATGAAAGTTGGGATTATCGGCGGCGGTTCTATCGGATTGCTTTTTGCCTATTATTTAAACAAGTGTTTTGATACAACAATTTACACACGAACAGATCGGCAAGCATGCATGATAGGAGCAAAAGGGTTGTTGTTTGAAAAAAACAAGAAACAAGAAACTGTGCAAATCAAAGCGGAAAGTTTTTTTAATTGGAACGGGGATGAAGATCTTACAGTTATAGCAGTTAAGCAATATCATCTCGAGGATGTGCTCGCTCAAATTCGCGAGAAATCGAACCGTATGGGATCTTTTCTTTTTTTGCAAAATGGAATGGGCCATCTAAAACAAATCAGCAATCTCTCTGCAGAAAATATATATATCGGTTCAGTGGAGAATGGCGCCTACAAAGCTGGTGATCGTCATGTTTGCCATACCGGTGAAGGCGTAAATAGGGTTGCAGTCTATTTTGAAAAGGATCGTTCTCTTATACACAATTTTATTAAGCCGTTATCGGACTTCTTTCCATTTGTGATGGAAGAGAATTATGACGAAATGCTGAAAAAAAAACTGGTTGTCAATGCTGTAATTAATCCTCTGACAGCGATTCTTCGTGTACCTAATGGTGAATTGCTTGCCAATCCTTTTTATCGAGAAATTTTTCGCGCTCTCTTTAAAGAAATAAGTGACGTTTTACATCTTAAAGATGAACACGCCTACTATCAGCACCTTATTAATGTTTGTCAAAAAACAGGAAAAAATCGATCTTCCATGTTAAAAGACATTGAAGAAAACAGAAAAACAGAGGTTGATGCCATTTTAGGATTTTTGCTTGAGGAAGCTAGAAAAGAAAACAGGCTTGCTCCATTATTACATAATTATTATAGCTTAATTAAAGGAATAGAGTATAAGGAGGTGGTGAACTAGGATGTCATCCATTTTCTCTTCTATTATTGCCACATTTGTTACGATGCCTTTTCTTGGGTATGTGGTTGTCTTTATTATCAGCAAACAGCTGACAGGAAACCATCGCCGGTCTGTGCTTCTCGCAATAGACGTAAGTACGTTCTTGTTAATCATTTCGGTTCATTATTTAACGGTTGCGATTTGGAAGAAATCATTTTTAGGAATTATTTTTATTACGATTTTAATAACAGCGATTATATTTGTTTTTTTTCATTGGAAAACGAAAGAGGATATCATTTTTCCGCAAGTTTTCAGAGGGGTTTGGAGGATTAATTTTTTATTGTTTTTTTCTGCATACATAGTTCTATTTCTTTATGGACTGATTCAAAAAGTTGCCTCTTCACTGTCTATGCCGTAAAATTGCCTGGTCTAGGCAAAGCTTTTCCTTTTCAATAATGTCAATGCTATACTCTTTACTGAATGAAAATCGTTTAAAAGAAAGGAAGTATACCATACATGGAGATTTTGAATCTCTCAATCCCGTCTGCAAATCGATTTGCAACGGATTACATAAATCAAGAATCCTATATGAATAAGTTTTTTCATTATAAATTTAAAGATCCTTCCGCAATGTTTGAACGTATAAAAGAACTTCAAGCAAGAAATTTTCAGAGAGAAGAATTAGCCAATTATATTGAGGGCTTTATGGAACGATTTCCTTCGTCTGATGCAGTAAAACGATCTATAGATAAGCTGAGGCAAGAAAACAGTGTAGTGGTGATTGGAGGACAGCAAGCCGGTATATTGACGGGACCGCTTTATACCATTCATAAAATCATTTCCATTGTTGTTTTAGCCCGGCAAAAAGAACGGGAATTTGGCATACCAGTTGTTCCGGTATTTTGGATCGCCGGGGAGGATCACGATTTCTTAGAAATTAACCATATTTACGTTTCAGCGAATCAAAAAATTGAAAAATGGACATATCCCGAAAGGGTCATCGAAAAAAAGATGGCATCCGATATTCCTCTTAATAAAGAGGTTTGTTTAAAATGGATTGAACGCATCATTGAAACATATGGTGAAACGAATCATACAAATTCTTTGCTCGAATTTCTGGAACAATCTTTAAATCATTCAAAGACATTTGTTGATTTTTTTGCCTATATGATTATGGCTTTTTTTAAGGAAACGGGCTTACTGATTGTTGATTCTGGCGACAGGAAACTACGCAGTCTAGAAAAGGATATTTTTGTTAGACAAATAAAAGGATGCAGTGATATTACCCGATCTGTTTTGAGTCAGCAAGACGAGATGAAGAAACAAGGATTTAAGCCGGCAATCGAACTTTCTTCACAAACGGCAAATTTGTTTTATTATGACCCTTCTTTTCAGGAACGGATTTTGCTCGAATACGACAGTAAAGCAGGCAAATTTTTCGGTAAAAATGGAACGGTTTCTTTTTCAGAAGAAGAATTATTAAATATCGCTTTAACGAATCCGGAAAATTTGAGCAATAATGTTGTGACAAGGCCGTTGACACAAGAGTGGCTTTTTCCAACACTTGCATTTATCGGTGGCCCCGGTGAAATAGCCTATTGGGCTGAATTAAAAACTGTTTTCGAAAGATTTGAAATAAAGATGCCGGTGATTGTTCCTCGTTTAAATATTACGTTATTAGAGCGGTCAATTGAAACAGATCTAAACGAATTAGGAATGGATATAAAAGAAGTATTAAGCATGGGGGTGCAAAGACAAAAGGAATTATTCCTTTCCACTATTAAAAATGAAACGATTGAAGCGCTGTTTTTGGAAACAAAAAAGCAGCTCATTGATCAATATGAGCAGATTGAAGAACAAACAAAGCATCATAACAAAGGTTTAATCCCATTATTAAATAAAAACCGCACCTTCATATTAAAACAAATTGATTTTATGCAAAGAAAATTTGAAGAATTCGATAGGCTTAAACACGAAATTACATTAAGAAAGTTTGAACGGATTGAATCTTCCTTAAAACCAAACGGTCTTCCTCAAGAAAGAATCTGGAATATCTTATACTATCTGAACCGATATGGTTTTCGCTTTTTGGATGATCTTTTAAACTTGCCTTATCAATTTGACGGGACACATAAACTCATAAAAATTTAATCGAATTGAAAACATTTAAAGGGAAAGCTTGAATGAAAAGCTTTCCCTTTAATGTTGCAATTATTTATTAAAGCGTTTTCAAAATTTTGTCAGACAAATAAATAAGTCAAATGTTTGTTTTCGGCAGGAAAAAATTAGCTATGGGAAGAATATAAAAAATAGGTGGTGAAAAGTGGGGGTATGTGGTACATTTGAAATAGAAAGTGGGGTTAGTGGGCATGTTCATGGGCGAGTACCATCATAACGTCGATAATAAAGGGCGTTTAATTGTTCCGGCAAAATTCCGCGAGCAACTCGGTGAAATGTTTATATTAACCCGCGGATTGGATCAATGTTTATTTGGCTACCCCCTATCTGAATGGAAGCTGATTGAAGAAAAGTTAAAAGGGCTTCCACTCACCAAAAAAGATGCCCGCGCATTTACCCGATTTTTCTTTTCAGGCGCCACTGAATGCGAACTTGATAAACAAGGAAGGATTAATATTGCCCCCCCGCTGATTCAATACGCCAAATTAGAAAAAGAATGTGTTATCTTAGGAGTTTCCAATCGAATTGAAATATGGAGCAAACCAATTTGGGAAGAATATTTCAATGAATCGGAAGAATCTTTTGCCGAAATTGCAGAAAATATGATTGGATTCGATATATAACAACAGAATTATTATGTTAAAATAATTTTCTGCTATATCGATTGGAAAGGTGGAAATGTATTGTTTGAACATACTACGGTGCTATTGGAAGAAGCTGTTGAGGGGCTTGCGATTAAACCGGACGGAGTATATGTTGATTGTACTCTTGGCGGAGCAGGACACAGCGAGTTGATTTTAAAACACTTGTCTGGAAGAGGAAAACTGTTTGCATTCGACCAAGACGAAACAGCAATAGCGCATGCAAAAGAAAAGCTTATTCCATATGGAGAGAAAATAACAATTATTAAAAGCAATTTCCTTTACATTGAAGAGGAATTGTCCAAATTCGGCATCGATAAAGTTGATGGAGTTTTATACGATCTCGGTGTTTCTTCGCCGCAACTGGACAACCCTGAACGAGGATTTAGCTATCATCATGATGCCCCGCTTGACATGCGGATGGATAAAGATGCGGAACTTTCTGCATTTGATGTGATTAACTATTGGCCGTACGAGGATTTAGTCAGGATTTTCTTTCAATACGGCGAAGAAAAGTTTTCAAAGCAAATTGCAAGAAAAATAGAGACTGCCAGGGCTAAAAAAGCCATTGAAACTACTGGAGAACTTGTTGAAATAATCAAAGACGCCATACCTGCTCC from Bacillus methanolicus MGA3 includes the following:
- a CDS encoding acetyl/propionyl/methylcrotonyl-CoA carboxylase subunit alpha, whose amino-acid sequence is MSGQMEAERGTRVQKIIIANRGEIASRIIRTCHALGIETIAVYSDADRDMPYVKEAKYAFRIGEPLVQKSYLNSDLLLKIAKSEKADGIHPGYGFLSENADFARKVRKEGLTFIGPSPETIERMGDKITARNTMEKAGIPVIPGSREGLTTLEEACDFAESIGYPVMLKASGGGGGIGMVHCENQKELTKFFESTKARAKAYFGSEKIFIEKYIQNARHIEVQIFGDAYGNIVHLFERDCSVQRRHQKVIEETPSPFLSEHTRKQMYAAALKAAEVVHYVNAGTIEFIVDEEENFYFLEMNTRLQVEHPITEQITGLDLVKWQILVAKGERLPLLQNEINRSGHAMEFRLYAEDPNTFMPSPGKITGFKWKEFEGVRIDHGYLEGCFVTTFYDPMVAKCIFYSKAREDVLKTAKEFFQNIKIEGIKTNIPLFINIIDDSDFQNGTYTTKFLIEKTLQWSRGSL
- a CDS encoding biotin/lipoyl-containing protein, with product MKEITSTMAGTVLNILVNVGQDVSIGQEVIILESMKMEIPVESQISGKVRGIKMKIGDFVNEGDVLIVLE
- a CDS encoding acyl-CoA carboxylase subunit beta; amino-acid sequence: MSSAKTISEALKEKQKAIESGGHPKYHEKLSVQNKLFVRDRLKLLFDDGKYEEDGKFANYIAGDLPADGVVTGIGKINGQTVCVMANDSTVKAGSWGARTVEKIIRIQETAEKLKVPILYLVDSAGARITDQLEMFPNRRGAGRIFYNQVKLSGMVPQICLLFGPSAAGGAYIPAFCDIVIMVDQNASMYLGSPRMAEKVIGEKVTLEEMGGAYMHCTVSGCGDMLVYSEEEAIESARKYLTYFPPSFKEKPPLIEGIQPREGRALEEIIPQNQNAPFDMYECINVLIDEGSFFEIKKLFAPELITGLARINGRVVGIIANQPKVKGGVLFVDSADKGAKFIQLCDAFHIPLLFLTDVPGFMIGTKVERAGIIRHGAKLIAAMSSATVPKISVIVRKAYGAGLYAMAGPAFEPDCCIALPTAQIAVMGPEAAVNAVYSNKINAIEDPKERMAFIHEKQKEYKEHIDIYKLASELIVDEIVSPADLREVLVQRFSYYETKEMVFSTRKHPVYPV
- a CDS encoding 2-dehydropantoate 2-reductase yields the protein MKVGIIGGGSIGLLFAYYLNKCFDTTIYTRTDRQACMIGAKGLLFEKNKKQETVQIKAESFFNWNGDEDLTVIAVKQYHLEDVLAQIREKSNRMGSFLFLQNGMGHLKQISNLSAENIYIGSVENGAYKAGDRHVCHTGEGVNRVAVYFEKDRSLIHNFIKPLSDFFPFVMEENYDEMLKKKLVVNAVINPLTAILRVPNGELLANPFYREIFRALFKEISDVLHLKDEHAYYQHLINVCQKTGKNRSSMLKDIEENRKTEVDAILGFLLEEARKENRLAPLLHNYYSLIKGIEYKEVVN
- a CDS encoding DUF3397 domain-containing protein, with protein sequence MSSIFSSIIATFVTMPFLGYVVVFIISKQLTGNHRRSVLLAIDVSTFLLIISVHYLTVAIWKKSFLGIIFITILITAIIFVFFHWKTKEDIIFPQVFRGVWRINFLLFFSAYIVLFLYGLIQKVASSLSMP
- the bshC gene encoding bacillithiol biosynthesis cysteine-adding enzyme BshC, yielding MEILNLSIPSANRFATDYINQESYMNKFFHYKFKDPSAMFERIKELQARNFQREELANYIEGFMERFPSSDAVKRSIDKLRQENSVVVIGGQQAGILTGPLYTIHKIISIVVLARQKEREFGIPVVPVFWIAGEDHDFLEINHIYVSANQKIEKWTYPERVIEKKMASDIPLNKEVCLKWIERIIETYGETNHTNSLLEFLEQSLNHSKTFVDFFAYMIMAFFKETGLLIVDSGDRKLRSLEKDIFVRQIKGCSDITRSVLSQQDEMKKQGFKPAIELSSQTANLFYYDPSFQERILLEYDSKAGKFFGKNGTVSFSEEELLNIALTNPENLSNNVVTRPLTQEWLFPTLAFIGGPGEIAYWAELKTVFERFEIKMPVIVPRLNITLLERSIETDLNELGMDIKEVLSMGVQRQKELFLSTIKNETIEALFLETKKQLIDQYEQIEEQTKHHNKGLIPLLNKNRTFILKQIDFMQRKFEEFDRLKHEITLRKFERIESSLKPNGLPQERIWNILYYLNRYGFRFLDDLLNLPYQFDGTHKLIKI
- the mraZ gene encoding division/cell wall cluster transcriptional repressor MraZ encodes the protein MFMGEYHHNVDNKGRLIVPAKFREQLGEMFILTRGLDQCLFGYPLSEWKLIEEKLKGLPLTKKDARAFTRFFFSGATECELDKQGRINIAPPLIQYAKLEKECVILGVSNRIEIWSKPIWEEYFNESEESFAEIAENMIGFDI
- the rsmH gene encoding 16S rRNA (cytosine(1402)-N(4))-methyltransferase RsmH — encoded protein: MFEHTTVLLEEAVEGLAIKPDGVYVDCTLGGAGHSELILKHLSGRGKLFAFDQDETAIAHAKEKLIPYGEKITIIKSNFLYIEEELSKFGIDKVDGVLYDLGVSSPQLDNPERGFSYHHDAPLDMRMDKDAELSAFDVINYWPYEDLVRIFFQYGEEKFSKQIARKIETARAKKAIETTGELVEIIKDAIPAPARRKGGHPAKRIFQAVRIAVNDELGVFEKSLQKSINLLNKGGRISVITFHSLEDRICKTVFKNASETPNLPPGLPVIPQEYKPIMKLITRKPIVPSERELEQNNRARSAKLRIAEKL